A window of the Lagopus muta isolate bLagMut1 chromosome 1, bLagMut1 primary, whole genome shotgun sequence genome harbors these coding sequences:
- the C1H13orf42 gene encoding LOW QUALITY PROTEIN: uncharacterized protein C13orf42 homolog (The sequence of the model RefSeq protein was modified relative to this genomic sequence to represent the inferred CDS: inserted 1 base in 1 codon), which produces MFKKIHSIFHPNSHRRNATDDIPYWDGTGSAVRLIRSTSMYVLGDEQEKVSEPLKKCKSTNSIDSCSQSKEEDREWMYSKTQDCLKYLQDLLALRKKYFDNINKLKSMHMTADSPTSTKSSKTGKKSFLPLSSKEFSKASMERRKIPQPSSDVREAIAFFDSVIADLDSERCRRAPDMDLPNVDVDFDVATSTSEHSLHSNXILRAPRRYSEDTAQTAKAANQSQKNSQQKNTGSRKRLERHPMYLPKAVEGAYNTLKFKPKTTKEDY; this is translated from the exons ATGTTTAAAAAGATCCATTCTATATTTCACCCCAACTCCCACCGAAGAAATGCAACAGATGACATTCCTTACTGGGATGGCACAGGTTCTGCTGTCAGACTGATCCGCAGCACCTCTATGTATGTCCTTGGAGATGAGCAGGAAAAAGTGAGTgaaccattaaaaaaatgcaaaagtacAAACAGCATTGACTCCTGCAGCCAGTCAAAAGAGGAAGACAGAGAGTGGATGTACTCTAAGACTCAGGACTGCTTGAAATACTTACAGGACTTGTTAGccttgaggaaaaaatactttgacAACATCAATAAGTTGAAATCCATGCATATGACTGCAGATTCCCCAACATCCACAAAATCATCCAAAACTGGAAAGAAGTCATTTCTTCCACTTTCCTCCAAAGAGTTTTCTAAG GCATccatggagagaagaaaaatcccaCAGCCCAGTTCAGATGTAAGAGAAGCTATAGCGTTCTTTGACTCGGTTATTGCAGATCTGGATTCAGAGAGATGCCGGAGAGCTCCTGACATGGACCTGCCGAATGTGGATGTTGATTTTGATG tggcTACCAGCACAAGTGAACACAGTTTACATTCAA TGATCCTTCGTGCTCCTCGCAGGTACTCAGAAGATACTGCCCAAACAGCAAAGGCTGCAAACCAGTCACAAAAAAACAGCCAACAGAAGAACACTGGCTCTAGGAAGAGGTTGGAAAGACATCCTATGTACTTGCCCAAAGCTGTGGAGGGAGCATACAACACATTAAAATTTAAGCCCAAAACCACGAAAGAAGATTATTGA